The Streptomyces sp. HUAS CB01 genome has a segment encoding these proteins:
- a CDS encoding serpin family protein: MDDAAGTERQDETPGPPVPTGPYPGRATHPGKATHPGNATRPGNARAVQAVGERWLREFDGQGDFVCSPAGLWLALGAVAAGAGGGTAEELRALLGVAGHDAAEAVTCAAGELAGTDALAVATRVWSRIPLYRAYREALPGIGFGRLGDGQDEIDAWVKETTGGQIEKLPVPIPAETLLALVNVLALKARWKTPFPAHATRPAPFTDATGTPHQVPTMHRRLAPGDAWTTGPAQVAQLRCEGAAGAVVRLVLGAPGAGPAEVLPAAWAPREACAPVDAEAVSLAVPRLALRTTTDVTPQLPALGVRQATTPLADFSGLSPEPLAISTVVQEAVLTIAELGVEAAAVTAVLARAGGAPRPVRTLRLAYDRPFGIVVLDASGRLPLFAAWQSTAPAGDPAPGGGPRGGFPPPPPLPPAPRRPVAPGAGS, encoded by the coding sequence GTGGACGACGCGGCGGGAACGGAACGGCAGGACGAGACACCCGGGCCGCCGGTCCCGACGGGCCCGTACCCCGGGAGGGCGACCCACCCCGGGAAGGCGACCCACCCGGGGAACGCGACCCGCCCCGGGAACGCGAGGGCGGTCCAGGCCGTCGGGGAGCGTTGGCTGCGGGAGTTCGACGGGCAGGGCGACTTCGTCTGCTCGCCCGCCGGGCTGTGGCTCGCGCTCGGCGCGGTGGCGGCGGGCGCGGGCGGCGGCACCGCGGAGGAACTGCGGGCGCTGCTCGGCGTGGCCGGCCACGACGCGGCCGAGGCCGTCACCTGCGCGGCCGGTGAGCTCGCCGGGACGGACGCGCTGGCCGTCGCGACCCGGGTGTGGAGCAGAATCCCCCTGTACCGGGCCTACCGGGAGGCGCTGCCCGGCATCGGATTCGGCCGACTCGGCGACGGCCAGGACGAGATCGACGCCTGGGTGAAGGAGACGACGGGCGGGCAGATCGAGAAGCTGCCCGTCCCGATCCCCGCGGAGACGCTGCTCGCGCTGGTCAACGTCCTGGCGCTGAAGGCCCGTTGGAAGACGCCCTTTCCCGCCCACGCGACCAGGCCCGCCCCCTTCACGGACGCCACGGGAACCCCGCACCAGGTGCCGACGATGCACCGGCGGCTGGCCCCCGGCGACGCGTGGACCACGGGCCCGGCCCAGGTCGCCCAACTGCGCTGCGAGGGTGCCGCGGGGGCGGTCGTCCGGCTCGTCCTGGGCGCACCGGGCGCCGGACCGGCGGAGGTACTGCCCGCGGCCTGGGCCCCGCGCGAGGCGTGCGCACCCGTCGACGCGGAGGCCGTCAGCCTCGCCGTGCCCCGCCTCGCCCTGCGGACGACGACGGACGTCACACCCCAACTGCCGGCGCTGGGCGTACGGCAGGCGACCACACCGCTCGCCGACTTCTCCGGACTGTCGCCCGAGCCGCTCGCGATCTCGACGGTCGTCCAGGAGGCCGTCCTCACGATTGCGGAACTCGGCGTGGAGGCGGCGGCCGTGACGGCGGTCCTCGCCCGCGCGGGCGGCGCGCCCCGCCCCGTTCGGACCCTCCGGCTCGCCTACGACCGCCCGTTCGGCATCGTCGTGCTCGACGCCTCCGGCCGGCTTCCCCTCTTCGCCGCCTGGCAGTCGACCGCCCCAGCGGGTGACCCGGCACCCGGCGGCGGCCCGCGGGGCGGCTTCCCGCCTCCACCGCCGCTCCCACCGGCACCGCGTCGGCCGGTGGCCCCGGGCGCGGGGTCCTGA